From the Leguminivora glycinivorella isolate SPB_JAAS2020 chromosome 15, LegGlyc_1.1, whole genome shotgun sequence genome, one window contains:
- the LOC125234027 gene encoding nonsense-mediated mRNA decay factor SMG5: MQTGCSDILEAKVAERNEKAKKLYRYVSDAARRVDEASAASRSIVDLFSTKIEVLRQKLRDYCEKLLFLDPTNYGKKSLELLWRKGYYETVSAARKYQETDAAIDNFLFTHIGCGIGHFHHILNRMQSIMKILPGELDYELMLEDGETESETQLSEEEIQLGRYVIYQCLIYLGDLCRYQVEIFQNYEPSTAARYYLQAAHIDMCSGMPFNQLGNLYLDKNYNLDSVCYYIHCLSCTTPFEGATGNLLKILEKQTQYCENLNDAETYTQAEHIQNTVANFLSLIDIWYNSKNDTNVPQRCNKIAQDLRIAMEFSKSPFPDMNKNYTEYTQAVEEESTTPSYLNGNLVHKMVQICLFTISKMMEIDEQKAFAGKAFTLALLSQLLQKLLKQMEELGFKNPARKYRTRSVSINDIESEKSDNQANNTNDSEVIEDTIDKVKTPPLTETEDAKNMPNGDSKKLENGDSKPLKKTKRRRRRRVDSSESSDFSGADSESASMTSDDAGSNDDNDDDDVSDSTYKSDDDSRSDESVFEDSDEEERVEQNGDVEKHPTPIEDDNATPVAKVNGIDHSHKNNTKKPEIELKEEEIQDFLMGDNYLPSIKLLLDWVLLEKELILSCGESGESLFQCVVDLLNIFTFYFYPKNNEVPGNLKILSYAKHIAMKLKLEYKKIPLPEDLNLRGTNICKFDKDAAEWQILNKYQPSVYEENVIRILNFIDFGNQIAKIVPKIRFNRSMKIFYFKKTSAPKLNTKINHKKSREWHNSKTPEGSGGLLRRLGRLWLTAQVRELERSPSAPSLLALDAAAMHLHLRKVKQLLKARSFVLLVPTVVLQELDDLKRSQHSARDAIRWLESALRSGSRFLRAQRPGQSRPLPLLKYPKKAPPHVTNFIQILEFCHHLTADEKQSGQGEPDRGKNSNLLILLVGNQPGNDEYKEFSVTGAAQAAGVTVQYIGDFYAKWRQTINKTGKKR; the protein is encoded by the exons CCAGCCGCTCTATCGTCGACCTATTTTCCACCAAAATAGAAGTTCTACGTCAAAAACTTAGAGACTATTGCGAAAAGTTGCTCTTCCTCGATCCAACAAACTATGGGAAAAAATCTCTTGAACTTCTATGGAGGAAGGGATACTATGAAACTGTATCCGCAGCAAGGAAATATCAGGAAACAGATGCTGCGATAGATAACTTTCTGTTTACTCATATTGGGTGTGGAATAGGTCATTTTCACCACATATTGAACAGGATGCAATCTATAATGAAAATTTTGCCTGGAGAATTGGACTATGAGCTTATGCTTGAGGATGGAGAGACAGAGAGTGAAACCCAACTTAGTGAAGAAGAGATACAGCTAGGCCGATATGTAATCTATCAATGCTTGATCTACCTTGGGGACTTGTGCCGGTATCAAGTAGAAATATTCCAAAATTATGAGCCTTCAACAGCCGCTCGCTATTATCTCCAGGCTGCTCATATTGACATGTGCTCCGGAATGCCGTTTAACCAACTAGGCAATCTATAtctcgataaaaattacaacttGGACTCAGTTTGCTATTACATCCATTGCCTTAGCTGCACAACACCATTTGAAGGTGCTACTGGTAACTTGTTAAAGATTCTTGAGAAACAGACACAATATTGTGAAAATTTAAATGATGCTGAAACTTACACACAAGCAGAACATATACAAAACACTGTTGCAAACTTCCTATCGCTAATTGACATATGGTATAATAGCAAGAATGACACTAATGTGCCACAGAGGTGTAATAAGATAGCCCAAGATCTGAGAATAGCAATGGAATTCTCAAAGTCCCCTTTTCCTGACATGAATAAGAATTATACTGAATATACACAGGCAGTAGAAGAAGAAAGCACCACTCCTTCCTATTTAAATGGCAATCTTGTCCATAAAATGGTACAGATCTGCCTGTTCACAATATCAAAAATGATGGAAATAGACGAGCAAAAAGCATTTGCAGGTAAAGCTTTCACACTGGCATTACTATCCCAGCTGTTACAGAAATTACTTAAGCAAATGGAAGAACTTGGCTTTAAAAACCCTGCTCGAAAATATAGAACCAGATCTGTATCAATCAATGACATAGAATCTGAGAAATCAGACAATCAAGCAAATAATACTAATGATTCTGAAGTAATTGAAGATACAATTGATAAAGTGAAAACCCCACCACTGACTGAAACTGAAGATGCAAAAAACATGCCTAATGGGGATAgtaaaaaattggaaaatggTGATAGTAAGCCTCTTAAAAAGACAAAGCGCAGACGCAGGAGGAGAGTTGATTCCTCTGAGAGTTCAGATTTCAGTGGTGCAGATAGTGAAAGTGCCAGCATGACTTCAGACGATGCAGGCTCTAATGAtgacaatgatgatgatgatgtatcaGATTCAACTTACAAGTCTGATGATGATTCTAGAAGTGATGAATCCGTATTTGAGGATTCTGATGAAGAGGAAAGAGTAGAACAAAATGGAGATGTGGAAAAACATCCTACGCCAATTGAAGATGACAATGCTACTCCTGTTGCTAAAGTAAATGGCATAGATCATAGTCATAAGAATAACACTAAAAAACCCGAAATTGAATTGAAAGAAGAAGAAATTCAAGATTTCTTAATGGGTGATAACTACTTGCCAAGCATCAAGCTCTTGCTAGACTGGGTACTTTTAGAAAAAGAGTTGATTCTATCTTGCGGAGAAAGTGGTGAATCACTCTTTCAATGTGTTGTTGATCTGCTAAATATTTTCACATTCTACTTTTACCCCAAAAACAATGAAGTCCCTGGAAATTTGAAAATATTATCATATGCTAAACATATTGCTATGAAATTAAAGTTAGAATACAAAAAGATACCCCTACCGGAAGACCTAAATTTACGGGGAACTAACATCTGTAAATTTGACAAAGATGCTGCGGAATGGCAGATATTAAATAAGTACCAACCATCAGTATATGAAGAAAATGTAATAAGGATCCTGAATTTTATTGATTTTGGCAATCAAATTGCGAAAATTGTCCCTAAAATAAGATTTAACAGGTCCATGAAGATATTCTATTTCAAGAAGACATCTGCTCCGAAACTGAATACCAAAATAAACCACAAGAAAAGTAGAGAATGGCATAATTCAAAGACACCT GAGGGCTCCGGCGGTCTACTCCGTCGTCTAGGGCGCCTCTGGCTGACCGCGCAAGTTCGCGAGCTAGAGCGCAGCCCGTCCGCGCCTTCGCTGCTTGCTCTGGATGCAGCGGCCATGCACCTACATCTGCGGAAGGTGAAGCAACTGCTGAAGGCGCGTTCGTTCGTGCTACTGGTGCCTACTGTTG TGTTACAAGAGCTAGACGACCTGAAGCGCTCTCAGCACAGCGCTCGCGACGCCATCCGCTGGCTCGAATCGGCCCTGCGGAGCGGATCGCGGTTTCTACGCGCGCAGAGACCCGGGCAGTCACGCCCGCTGCCTTTACTCAAGTATCCTAAGAAG GCCCCTCCACACGTGACAAACTTCATCCAAATCCTCGAGTTCTGCCACCATCTAACTGCAGACGAGAAGCAAAGCGGACAGGGCGAGCCCGACCGTGGGAAAAACAGCAACTTGCTTATACTACTGGTCGGCAACCAGCCGGGCAACGACGAGTATAAGGAGTTCAGCGTGACGGGCGCGGCTCAGGCGGCTGGCGTTACTGTGCAGTACATAG GTGACTTCTATGCGAAGTGGCGCCAGACCATAAACAAAACCGGCAAGAAAAGATGA